From the genome of Desulfobacteraceae bacterium, one region includes:
- a CDS encoding tetratricopeptide repeat protein produces MSLLNDALRKRRQENAGHQQRPATPAPIAVSGHRRPRATWLAAVALAAGGLSIPLWQTAGTHELSPPPLKTVANPPSGLLSQALSAPAGPPPAALPPSAANAPSVPTATDAPPASAAAEGVPKPKPAAARPPRPARTRPAKPAAEESPFYTKAKALHRQQRYREAIGFYRQALALNPDHAACRFNLATAYLASDAFGDAYPLLMALAASAPSNPDIQLNLAIAEIGAGRLEAAAVSLETAQGLPAAPLFEIHFHHGILHGRCGRPQAAIASYRRAMALKPGHSGVLLNLALTYDRLAHYPEALDYYLRSLAAGDGLTAQESDQIRRRIRQLQSYLSTAAEAAPDRHLSSAAGRPQPEGR; encoded by the coding sequence ATTGCTGTTTCCGGACACCGGCGGCCGCGGGCCACCTGGTTGGCCGCCGTGGCACTGGCGGCCGGCGGCCTGTCCATTCCCCTCTGGCAGACCGCCGGAACCCACGAACTCTCGCCGCCGCCCCTGAAAACGGTTGCAAACCCACCGTCCGGACTACTTTCCCAGGCCCTGTCGGCCCCCGCCGGACCGCCGCCAGCGGCGCTCCCGCCCTCGGCAGCGAATGCCCCATCAGTTCCCACGGCAACGGACGCGCCCCCGGCGAGCGCCGCGGCCGAGGGGGTGCCGAAGCCCAAGCCGGCCGCCGCGCGCCCCCCCCGGCCGGCCCGTACACGGCCGGCAAAACCGGCGGCTGAAGAGAGCCCCTTTTACACCAAAGCCAAAGCCCTGCACCGCCAGCAGCGCTATCGCGAGGCCATCGGCTTTTATCGCCAGGCGCTGGCGCTCAACCCGGATCACGCGGCCTGCCGTTTTAATCTGGCCACCGCCTACCTGGCCAGCGACGCTTTCGGGGACGCCTACCCGCTTCTCATGGCCTTGGCGGCCAGCGCGCCGTCAAACCCCGACATCCAGTTGAACCTGGCCATCGCCGAAATCGGGGCCGGGCGCCTTGAGGCCGCGGCCGTCAGCCTGGAGACGGCCCAGGGGCTGCCGGCGGCGCCGCTATTTGAGATTCATTTTCACCACGGCATTCTGCACGGCCGTTGCGGCCGCCCCCAGGCCGCCATCGCCAGCTACCGGCGGGCCATGGCGCTCAAGCCGGGGCACAGCGGGGTGCTCCTCAACCTGGCGCTGACCTATGATCGGCTGGCGCACTACCCGGAGGCGCTGGACTACTACCTGCGCTCGCTTGCGGCCGGGGACGGTCTTACCGCGCAGGAAAGCGACCAGATCCGCCGGCGGATTCGGCAACTCCAGAGCTACCTCAGCACAGCGGCCGAAGCCGCGCCGGATCGGCATCTATCGTCGGCCGCGGGCCGGCCGCAACCGGAGGGGCGCTGA
- a CDS encoding GspE/PulE family protein: protein MKKRIGDILTEMGFIGADQLEMALMETRKTGLMLGDVLLRLDWVTEEQLQMAIAVQSGAQILDTSSVGIDPALLTEIPQEFVNEHGIFPFEKDGQTLKAATSNPFDVIARDKLARLTGYRVVTFIAPKTWIARAIALYYQTAQTIDNEIEAITRAGLSERAAEQNQIVTLADLLVDKGYVIGASDIHVVPDTNLVRVYYRIDGVLHQTYLFAKTFQQSLITRFKIMADMDISNPNIPHDGRIRYNGKVGTFDMRVSTFPTQLGETVVMRLLVYDKVVGELNNLGLEEDDLARFREGIRRPYGLILTTGPTGSGKTTTLYTALMAINSPHINVMTVEDPIEYAIPTIRQTAVNPKAGLSFSNALRSAMRQDPDVILVGEIRDRETADLALQAALTGHLVLSTLHTNDAASAINRLLDLGVNTSILTASLSMVVAQRLVRRVCPHCVQHAAPTAEEAALFARQGLTAPPLLARPVGCGSCYQSGYRGRTGIYEVLRVDRAIGELIFGGALHSTIEDAAVKAGTSLMYRQALKKAVRGVTTLEEVFRVAADA, encoded by the coding sequence ATGAAAAAACGGATTGGCGACATCCTGACCGAAATGGGCTTCATCGGCGCCGACCAGCTGGAAATGGCGCTCATGGAGACCCGCAAAACCGGCCTTATGCTGGGCGACGTCCTCCTGCGGCTGGACTGGGTCACCGAAGAGCAGCTCCAGATGGCCATCGCCGTACAGAGCGGGGCCCAAATCCTGGATACCAGCAGTGTCGGCATCGATCCGGCTCTGCTGACCGAAATCCCCCAGGAGTTCGTCAACGAACACGGCATCTTCCCCTTCGAGAAGGACGGCCAGACCCTCAAAGCCGCCACCAGCAATCCCTTCGACGTCATTGCGCGCGACAAGCTGGCGCGCCTGACCGGCTATCGGGTGGTCACCTTCATCGCCCCCAAGACCTGGATCGCCAGGGCCATCGCCCTCTATTACCAGACCGCCCAGACCATCGACAACGAGATCGAGGCCATCACCCGCGCCGGCCTCTCCGAGCGCGCCGCGGAGCAGAACCAGATCGTCACCCTGGCCGATCTCTTGGTCGACAAGGGCTACGTCATAGGCGCCAGCGACATCCACGTGGTGCCCGACACCAACCTGGTGCGGGTGTACTACCGCATCGACGGCGTGCTTCACCAGACCTATCTCTTCGCCAAAACCTTTCAACAGAGCCTGATCACGCGCTTCAAGATCATGGCCGACATGGATATCTCCAACCCCAACATCCCCCACGACGGCCGGATTCGCTACAACGGCAAGGTCGGCACCTTCGACATGCGGGTTTCAACCTTTCCTACCCAGCTCGGGGAAACCGTCGTGATGCGCCTGCTGGTGTATGACAAGGTCGTGGGCGAGCTGAACAATCTCGGCTTGGAGGAAGACGATTTGGCCCGCTTCCGGGAAGGCATTCGCCGGCCCTACGGCCTGATTTTGACCACCGGCCCCACCGGCTCGGGCAAGACCACCACTCTCTACACGGCCCTGATGGCCATCAACAGTCCCCACATCAACGTCATGACGGTCGAGGACCCCATCGAGTATGCCATTCCCACCATCCGCCAGACGGCCGTCAACCCCAAGGCCGGACTGAGCTTCAGCAATGCGCTGCGCTCGGCCATGCGCCAGGACCCGGACGTGATTCTGGTGGGGGAGATCCGCGACCGGGAAACGGCGGACTTGGCCCTGCAGGCGGCCTTGACCGGCCACCTGGTGCTCTCCACCCTGCACACCAATGACGCCGCCTCGGCCATCAACCGCCTCCTGGACCTTGGGGTCAACACCAGCATCCTGACCGCATCCCTCTCGATGGTGGTCGCCCAGCGGCTGGTGCGGCGGGTCTGCCCCCACTGCGTCCAACACGCGGCGCCAACCGCCGAGGAGGCTGCGCTGTTCGCCCGCCAGGGTCTCACGGCCCCGCCCCTGCTGGCCCGGCCGGTGGGCTGCGGAAGCTGCTACCAGTCGGGATACCGGGGACGGACCGGCATCTATGAGGTTCTGCGGGTGGACCGCGCAATCGGCGAACTGATCTTTGGCGGGGCGCTCCACAGCACCATCGAAGACGCGGCCGTCAAGGCCGGAACGAGCCTGATGTACCGCCAGGCACTGAAAAAAGCCGTCCGGGGGGTCACGACCCTCGAGGAGGTCTTCCGGGTGGCGGCCGATGCCTGA
- a CDS encoding type II secretion system F family protein, which produces MPDFRYRAIDDSGRLCRGSATALSEGEVAQILLDRGLNLIDCRKSRRTGLTRAFSSGRIPPRLLIEFYHRLSQALRLGLPMLAALEENASTLPSPMLKKIIGEMRLAIAGGQSLQAAAARFGRIFPKLDLAVIGMGEKTGELPKSLQELADFREWKEDIRATLRRATVYPAFVLTAVTAVLGVWVGYVLPQMAKVLAEMGVILPQATRWVLGVSGFLRQQWVPLGAGLGLLAVAFLLARKSARGAVCLDRLLLGLPLAGPIAVNIVMARLSHNFATMYHAGLNIHQIFEILSRDVLGNRFVEKRVGRVYSEVQGGKPLAAAFEGAGGFPPLLLGAIRNGESTGTLDEAFNRLGDYYNGEVKRTMQLLVNALEPISILALGGIFGLILLSILLPLYDVIGEFGKAY; this is translated from the coding sequence ATGCCTGATTTCCGTTACCGGGCCATCGACGACAGCGGCCGCCTGTGCCGGGGAAGCGCCACGGCCCTGAGCGAAGGGGAGGTGGCGCAGATCCTGTTGGACAGGGGCCTGAACCTGATCGACTGCCGCAAGTCCCGGAGAACCGGCCTGACCCGGGCCTTTTCATCCGGACGGATCCCGCCGCGGCTGCTGATCGAATTCTACCACCGCCTTTCACAGGCGCTGAGGCTGGGACTGCCGATGCTGGCGGCCCTGGAGGAGAACGCCAGCACACTGCCCTCCCCGATGCTGAAAAAAATCATCGGCGAAATGCGTCTTGCCATCGCCGGCGGCCAGAGCCTGCAAGCCGCCGCCGCCCGCTTCGGCCGGATCTTCCCCAAGCTGGACCTGGCGGTCATCGGGATGGGCGAAAAAACCGGTGAGCTACCCAAATCGCTGCAAGAGCTCGCCGATTTCCGCGAATGGAAGGAAGACATCCGCGCGACCCTGCGACGGGCGACCGTTTACCCGGCCTTTGTGCTAACCGCCGTCACGGCCGTTCTGGGGGTATGGGTGGGCTACGTCCTGCCCCAAATGGCCAAAGTGCTGGCCGAAATGGGGGTTATCCTGCCCCAGGCAACCCGCTGGGTGTTGGGGGTCAGCGGGTTTCTTCGCCAGCAGTGGGTGCCGCTGGGCGCCGGGCTGGGGCTGTTGGCGGTAGCCTTTTTGCTGGCACGGAAAAGCGCCCGGGGCGCCGTCTGCCTCGACCGCCTGCTACTCGGGCTGCCACTGGCGGGCCCGATTGCGGTCAATATCGTCATGGCGCGCCTGAGCCACAATTTCGCCACGATGTACCACGCCGGCTTGAACATCCATCAAATTTTCGAGATTCTCAGCCGCGACGTCCTGGGCAACCGCTTTGTGGAAAAGCGCGTGGGCCGAGTCTACAGCGAGGTTCAGGGCGGCAAGCCTTTGGCGGCCGCCTTCGAGGGCGCGGGCGGGTTTCCGCCGCTGCTGTTGGGGGCGATTCGCAACGGGGAATCCACCGGCACCCTGGACGAGGCCTTCAACCGACTGGGGGATTACTACAACGGCGAGGTCAAGCGCACGATGCAACTTCTGGTCAACGCCTTGGAGCCGATTTCGATTTTGGCACTGGGAGGGATTTTCGGACTGATTCTGCTCTCGATCCTGCTGCCGCTCTACGACGTCATCGGCGAGTTCGGCAAAGCCTATTGA
- a CDS encoding type II secretion system GspH family protein, producing the protein MRPSPLRGQNGFTLLEIAIVMVIVGLLAGGGVSLMGMLAARKARSDSQQYLIQAKNALVTYAVVNGRLPWADTDGDGQGNSHALVGNLPCRELQISPADTYKRPLKYALNSSLGADRAGSCSALHGGLSGGPLMVDADGAAAGFSVAAVLVSAGPMDADSNGSVFDAVAAGPHRGDNSDGAPNYLRHPPAGGFDDLTTYVGGTELFAAVCGQVARLTVSNRSAAAVYVYDMNRATDAGMLAPGATAAFEMVPGSRVRLGSAAAGAGSVVGSAPASPLTLADDQLVIVP; encoded by the coding sequence ATGAGGCCTTCACCCCTGCGGGGGCAAAACGGATTCACCCTGCTGGAAATCGCCATCGTGATGGTGATTGTCGGCCTCTTGGCCGGCGGCGGGGTGTCTCTCATGGGGATGCTGGCCGCACGCAAGGCCCGCAGTGACAGTCAGCAGTATCTGATCCAGGCCAAAAACGCGTTGGTGACCTACGCGGTGGTCAACGGGCGTCTGCCCTGGGCCGACACCGATGGCGACGGTCAGGGCAACAGCCATGCCCTCGTGGGGAACCTGCCCTGCCGCGAACTTCAGATCAGCCCCGCGGACACCTACAAACGGCCGCTCAAGTACGCCCTCAACAGCAGCCTGGGGGCCGACCGTGCCGGCAGCTGCAGCGCGCTTCACGGCGGTCTGAGCGGCGGTCCGCTGATGGTCGACGCCGACGGTGCGGCGGCGGGTTTTTCAGTGGCCGCGGTTTTGGTCAGTGCGGGGCCCATGGACGCGGATTCAAACGGCAGCGTGTTCGATGCGGTCGCCGCCGGCCCCCACCGGGGCGACAACAGTGACGGCGCCCCCAACTATCTGCGCCATCCGCCGGCCGGCGGGTTCGACGATCTTACCACCTATGTGGGTGGGACGGAACTTTTCGCCGCGGTCTGCGGTCAGGTGGCGCGCCTGACGGTCAGCAATCGCTCGGCCGCGGCCGTCTATGTCTATGACATGAACCGTGCCACCGATGCCGGCATGCTGGCCCCGGGGGCAACGGCGGCCTTTGAAATGGTGCCGGGCAGCCGTGTGCGCCTGGGCAGCGCCGCCGCCGGGGCCGGCTCGGTGGTGGGCTCCGCGCCTGCCAGCCCCCTGACACTTGCCGACGACCAGCTGGTCATCGTGCCCTGA